GTGAGCGCACGCAGGCGTGCGACGACCGGGGGCAACACCTCGAGCAACCGGTCGACGTCGGCCTCGGTGGTCTCGCGGGACGTCGACAGACGCAGGGCACCGTGCAGACGATCCGGCGCGATCCCCATGGCCACGAGCACCGGACTGGGCTCGAGAGCCCCGGTGCTGCAGGCCGACCCCGCCGAACAGGCGATCCCTTCGCGATCGAGCTGGACGAGCAGGGCCTCGGCCTCCACTCCCGGAACGGTGACGTGCGTGGTGTTCGCCACGCGATCGACCCCGGCCCCGGTGATCTCGAGGTCGGCCACGGCGGCGGACAGACCGGATTCCAATCGCTCGCGCAGCGCCCGCATGCGGGGGATCGCCGTGGGATCCTCCTCGTCGACGCGTTCGAGGGCGCGGGCGAACCCCACGATGCCCGGAGCGTTCAGGGTCCCGGGGCGCCGCCCCTTCTCCTGCCCGCCGCCATGGACGATCGGGGAAGGATCGATGCCACGGCGCAGGATCAGCGCGCCCAGGCCCTTCGGCCCGTGGAACTTGTGGGCCGAGAGCGCGATCAGGTCGGCACCGGCCTCGATGGGGTCCACGGTCGACTTTCCCACCAACTGCACCGCGTCGACGTGCAGCCAGGCCCCGGCCGCACGAGCGCGGGCGGCGACCTCGGCCAGGGGAAGGACCACACCCGTCTCGTTGTTCGCGCCCATGACCGAGACCAGCGCGGTCTCGCCCGGCCGGAGTGCCGCCTCGAGGGCATCGACGTCGAGCCGACCCTGGCCGTCGACACCCACGATCGAGAGCTCGCAGAGTCCCTCGGATTCGAGCATCCGGGCGCAGTCGAGCACGGCAGGGTGCTCGACCGCGGTGGTGACCAGGTGCCTGCGGTCGGGACGGGCGGCCAGACTGCCGCGCAGGGCCAGGTTGTCGGCCTCGGTGGCACCGGCGCAGAAGACCACGTCGCCCGGCCGGACCCCGTAGCGATCCGCGACACTGCGCCGCGCGGCGTTCACCGCACGCGCCACCGGACGCCCCACGTGGTGACCGCTCCCGGCGTTCCCCCACTGCTCGCGGAGGAAGGGGAGCATGGTGTCGAGGACGTCCTCGTCGAGGCGCGTGGTGGCGTTGTTGTCGAGATAGACGGTCCGGTGGGACGGCATGTCGGGAACTCCCCGCCGGGGTGTATCAGTGACGACGGAACTCTGCACCTGGGTGCGTGCCGGCCGATCCCTCCGTCCGGATCGGAGCTTGCTGATCGGGTCGAGGCCCTTGGGGTCGCTCGACCCACAGATTCGGATGGGCCCGCCGATCCGTCCACCCCCTGCCCGGGACGCGTCACCCGTGACCGTCATTCGATCCTTCTGGGTGCTCCTGCTGCTGGCCCTCGCCCTCGCCGGGTACCGCTTCGCGAGCGGCCAGGTCGATCTCGACGGCCTGGGCCGCGAGCGCGAGTACGCCTTCGACCTGGCCTTCGACGTCCGCGGATCGGCCGCCGATTTCGACCTGACCGTGTTCGTCCCCGGAGACGGCATCCACTCGTCGTTGCGCGGAGAGGAGATCCGCGCGGGCGACCTCGAACTCGAGATCCGCGAGGCACCCGAAGGACGTCGCATGGTCGTCCGTGGACGTCGCGACGACCTGCCGGCGCGCGTCGAGTACCGCGTGCGGATCGCGCGGCATCCCGTGCTCTACGAAGTCCCGGCCGACCTGACCTGGGCCGACGTCGACGTGGCCGACCGGCCCGACTCGAACGCCCTGGTACCCGTCGGTCACGTCGAGATCGACCAGGACCTCCATCGCCTCTTCCCCGAGGTGGTCGACGGCAGGGACGTGCCCGTGTCGCCCGAGGGCTTCCGCGCGCGCCTGGCCGACGCCGGGACCGGTCCGATCGAGGCGATCGACCGGATCCACCAGCGGGCCCTGCACGATCTGCGTGCAGCCGATTTCAGCGGACGGACCGATGCGCTCACCGCCCTCCGCCTGGGTGAGGCGAGCTGCGGGGGCAAGTCGCGCCTGATGGTGGCCCAGCTCCGTCGACTGGGGATCCAGGCCCGGCTGGTGGGCGGACTGATCCTGGGCGACGCCGCACGCAAGCGCACGAGCCACGTGTGGGTCGAGGCACTGCTCGGCGATCGCTGGGTCCCCTTCGATCCGTTGAATGCGCATCGGGCCGAGCAGCCGGCCGACTACCTGCGCCTGTACACCGGCGAACTCCCGTTGATCGTCCACACACGCGGCCTGGCCTTCGACTACGGCTTCCGCGCGCCGCTCGACCAGGTGCCGCGGAGCTGGACGACGACCGCCGGCCCGACCATCGGACACGACGCGTTGCCCCTGCTGCGTCGTGACCAGTTCTCGCTGATCCTGCTCGCGCCCTTCGCGTTGCTGATGACGGTGTTCCTGCGGCAGGTGGTGGGGCTGCAGAGCATCGGTGTCTTCCTTCCGGTGCTGCTGGGCTTCTGCGTCACGCAGGTCGGATGGGCGCTCGCCGGGCTGTTGCTGTCGCTCGCCGTGGTGCTCGGCGTGGCGGTGCGGTGGGCGGTAGCGCGCTTCGGCCTCCTGCAAGTCCCCCGATCGGCGTTCCTGATCACCTTCCTCATCCTGGTGTTCCTGCTCTTCACCGTCTCGATCGAGCGCTTCGGGATCGAATCGGGCCGCGGCGTGCTCGTGCTGCCGATCGCCGCGATGGCCATGGCCGTCGAGCGCTTCACCGTGGAGGCCCAGGACCGCGGGCTCGGTGAGGCCTCGTCGCTCCTGGCGCAGACCATGATCCTGGCCGCTCTCTCGGCCCTGGTGCTCATGCAGCCCGTGTTCGAGGTGCTCACGGTGACCTTCCCCGAGATCCTGCTCGTCGTGCTGGCCGAGATCATGGTCGTGGGTCGCTATCGCGGACTGCGTCTGCTGGAGCTGCACCGCTTCGGCAGCGTGCGGACGGGGCCGGCATGAGCGACGAACGCCGACCCGTGCTGGGCATCAATCGCCGCAACCTGGACTTCGTGTTCGACGATCCCCGTCCGGGCCGCTTCCGCGATCTCGACGACAAGCTGCGCGGCAAGCGCCGTCTCGAAGCCGCCCACGTGACCGTCCCGCGTACGCTCGGCGTGATCGAGGACGCCGGCGACGGAAGCACACTGCACGAGGTCCTGCGCGATCGACACAAACTCGTCGTGAAGCCCGCGCGAGGATCGGGAGGGCGCGGCATCCTCGTGCTCGAGCGCGACGGCGAGACCTGGCGCACGCCGGGCGGACGGCGTCTGAGCGTGGAGCAGGTCGAGGAGCACGTGGCCGACGTCCTGTCGGGAAGTTTCAGTCTCGACGAAGCCCCCGACGCGGTCGTCCTCGAGGAACGGATCAGTCCCCACTCCTTCCTGCGCGAACTGTATCCGGACGGTCTGAGCGACCTGCGGATCGTGGTCGAGGACGGCGAGCCGATCCAGGCCATGCTCCGCGTGCCCACCGACGCCAGCGACGGTCGTGCGAACCTGCACGGGGGTGGGCTCGGGCTGGGCATCGACCTCGACACGGGTCGCGTGCACCACGCGGTGCAGGGGCGGCGTCCGGTCGAGTCCCATCCGGACACCGGGGTCGCGCTCGTGGGTCGTGGCGTTCCGGAGTGGGATCGCTGCCTCGAGGTCGCCCGCGCGGCGGCCTCGGCCTTCGGTGAGATCCGGTACCTCGGCGTGGACATCGTGCTCGACGCTGCGCGTGGCCCCATGGTGCTCGAGATGAACGCCCGCCCGGGGCTGGCCATCCAGGTCGCCAACCGAGAGGGCCAACCGGTGCGTCGCCGCGTCGCGCCGGGTCGCCTCGAACGCGTCACACAGATCACGGCCTGGCTCGTGCTCGCCTTGCTGCTGGTCACCCCGGCGGTCTTCGGATCCTGGCAGGACCGCTCCGACACCGAGGTGCGCACCGTCCGCACCGAGAACGCCGACGCCGAGGATGCCGAGTCCATCGTCGAGAGTGATGGGATCGAGTGGTCGGACGAAGGCGTGCCGATCTCGAGTGTCGACGCGCGCTTCGCGCGAGCTCGGGAAGCGGCGGCCGCTGGCGACACGACCACGGCGCTCGCCCTGTACCGCGAAGCCGCCCGCGATCCGTCGCTGGCGCCTTTCGCCATGAACAACATCGCCCTGATCCATCGCGCGAACGACGACCTGCCGCGAGCCCGGGAGGTGCTCGAGTCGGCCCTGGTCGCACACCCGGACTACGCCCGGGGCTCGTACAATCTCGGACTGATCCTGCGGGATCTGGGACGGACGGACGCTGCCGAGTCCTCGTTCCGCCGCGCCACCGAACTGCGCGCCGGCTACGCCCGGGCGTGGAGCGAGCTCGGCGAACTCCAGATGGACGGCGGCGACACCCTCGCTGCCCGCGCCTCGCTGGAGCAGGCGGTCCGCTTCGACCCCGATGCCATCGCCGACCGCTGGAGGCTGGGTCGCGCGCTGCTCCAGTCGGGCCAGCCCGGTCTGGCGGCCGAGCGGCTCCGCGAGGCCGTGGTCCTCGGTGGAGGCGACGTCGCCACGAAGGACTGGGTGGTCGCGCGGCTCGTGCACACGGCCCGGACCGGCGCGGAGCTCTCTTCGGCTTCGCTCGATTCGTTCTCGGAGGCGGTCGAATCCATCGCAACGTCCGCCGACCCGCTTTCGAGCGCGACGGTACTGTGGGGTGAACTGCTCTGGCTCCGGGGAGACCTGGAGGCCGCCCTCCGGTGGTTCGACGGACCGACCGTCGAACTCCACTCGGTCCGGGCGATCGCCGTCGCCGCGCTCCTGGACCTCGAGACGGGACGCTGGGAGTCGGCCCGACGCCGCCTCGAGAGCTCCGACGCGCCGGTCCTCGACCGGCTCCGCGGAGCTCTCCGCCTGGCGGAAGCCGTCGACGCCGGCCGTGGGACCGAAACCATGCACTTCGACCGGGCTCCCCTGCTCGAGCTCGCGCGACGCCGCGTCCTGGAGCGCGATGCATCCCTGGTCCTCGACACCGGCCCGTCCGTCGGCGACGAAGTCGAGCGCGCATGGCGGCGCACCGGGCAGGTCTCGGACCGATCCGGGACCGTGATGCGCCTGTACGGGACCGACCCTCGCCGCCGACTTCCGCTGCCGGCGACCCTGTTGTCGTGGTGGACCTCGAGAGCCGGCGGCGCCGAGGCGGGACCCGACACCCTCGACCGGACCTCGCCCCTGTTCGTCCCACGTCTGCGCGAACGTTTCGAAGCGTCTGCGGCCCGTGGCGACTTCGACACCGCGCACGCCAGCGGCATGCGTCTGATCGATCTCGTGTCCCGGCCGGAGCCGGTGATCCTCACGCTCGTCGACATCGAACTGCAGCGCGACGAGCCCGCGATCGCGCGCTCCCTGTTGGAGAGCATTCCGCGGAACAGCCGATCGCGGCCCGACGTCCAGCGCGCCGAGGCCCGCGTCCTGCGGGCCGAGGGCGACGATCGCGCTGCGCGCGAGGTCCTCGAGGACCTGGTCGAGGCCGATCCCCTCGACGCCGAACTGCGCGTCGAGCTGGCCCGCGTCCAGAGCGCCACGGAACGGTGGCGCGCCGCCACGGAGAGTTGGCGCGAGGCGACCCGCCTCGTGCCCGACCGCGGCGACTGGTACGTGGGCCTCGCCCACTCCCTGATGGAGCGTCGACGCTACGACGACGCCGTCGGGGTCTGGAACCGCGCACTGGCCCTTCCCCTGGGCCCGGACACGCGACGGAGCGCGCACTTCAACCGGGCCCTGGCCCTGCAACGCGAGGACCAGCTCGAACCGGCGGTCGCGGGTTGGGACAGCGTGCTCGCCCGTCGTCCCGACAGCCGCAGTGCGCGCTTCAATCGCGCGCTCGCCCTGCAACGCCTCGATCGACGCGCCGCGGCCATCGAGGCCTACCGATCGGTCCTTGCCATCGATCCCGACCACGAGGCGAGCCGCGAGAGGCTCGCAGCGCTGCTCGAGGAGACCACACCATGATCCTCTCCCGCCGACTCCTCGCTCTGCTCACGCTGATCGCACTCGCCCCCGGCGCGGGGGCCGCGTCGTGGGAACCCGTCGACAGTGACCTCTGGATCCCGATCGGTCCCGAGGGATCACCCGACCGCGTCCGGCTCGAGGCCGGCGGCGAGCCCCTCGACTCCCGCCTCTGGACGTGGATGGCACCCGGCGACACGCTGCGCTTCGCGGTCCGGGGCGAGGGACGACTGCGCGTCGAGACCCGTCCGTCGTTCCGCACCGACGCGCCGGTCCGGCGCTACCGCCTGGGCGTCGTCACCGATCCGGCGACCACCCGCCGGCTGGTCCGCCGCAGCCGATTCGAGGCGCTCGCGACCCTGACCGGCGATCGAGCGGACACCCTGCGTCTGGCCGCACGTGATCGCTGGGAGACCGATCTCGTCGCCGGTGCACGCGAGATCCGCGTGTTCCTCCGCGAGGAACGCAGCGCACCGGTCCTGACGCGCGTCCTCGCCCGTGGCGACGTCCGCGTGCTCACCGATGTGGCCCGGGAACCCGACACCGTCGAACCCGGCGACCGGAGCTGGTCGACCGAGCTCGAACTGGCCGCAGTGGGCTACGACGACAACGCCTATCTGACGCCGCGCGAC
This genomic window from Candidatus Krumholzibacteriia bacterium contains:
- a CDS encoding cysteine desulfurase family protein; translated protein: MPSHRTVYLDNNATTRLDEDVLDTMLPFLREQWGNAGSGHHVGRPVARAVNAARRSVADRYGVRPGDVVFCAGATEADNLALRGSLAARPDRRHLVTTAVEHPAVLDCARMLESEGLCELSIVGVDGQGRLDVDALEAALRPGETALVSVMGANNETGVVLPLAEVAARARAAGAWLHVDAVQLVGKSTVDPIEAGADLIALSAHKFHGPKGLGALILRRGIDPSPIVHGGGQEKGRRPGTLNAPGIVGFARALERVDEEDPTAIPRMRALRERLESGLSAAVADLEITGAGVDRVANTTHVTVPGVEAEALLVQLDREGIACSAGSACSTGALEPSPVLVAMGIAPDRLHGALRLSTSRETTEADVDRLLEVLPPVVARLRALT
- a CDS encoding 7TM domain-containing protein gives rise to the protein MTVIRSFWVLLLLALALAGYRFASGQVDLDGLGREREYAFDLAFDVRGSAADFDLTVFVPGDGIHSSLRGEEIRAGDLELEIREAPEGRRMVVRGRRDDLPARVEYRVRIARHPVLYEVPADLTWADVDVADRPDSNALVPVGHVEIDQDLHRLFPEVVDGRDVPVSPEGFRARLADAGTGPIEAIDRIHQRALHDLRAADFSGRTDALTALRLGEASCGGKSRLMVAQLRRLGIQARLVGGLILGDAARKRTSHVWVEALLGDRWVPFDPLNAHRAEQPADYLRLYTGELPLIVHTRGLAFDYGFRAPLDQVPRSWTTTAGPTIGHDALPLLRRDQFSLILLAPFALLMTVFLRQVVGLQSIGVFLPVLLGFCVTQVGWALAGLLLSLAVVLGVAVRWAVARFGLLQVPRSAFLITFLILVFLLFTVSIERFGIESGRGVLVLPIAAMAMAVERFTVEAQDRGLGEASSLLAQTMILAALSALVLMQPVFEVLTVTFPEILLVVLAEIMVVGRYRGLRLLELHRFGSVRTGPA
- a CDS encoding sugar-transfer associated ATP-grasp domain-containing protein, producing the protein MSDERRPVLGINRRNLDFVFDDPRPGRFRDLDDKLRGKRRLEAAHVTVPRTLGVIEDAGDGSTLHEVLRDRHKLVVKPARGSGGRGILVLERDGETWRTPGGRRLSVEQVEEHVADVLSGSFSLDEAPDAVVLEERISPHSFLRELYPDGLSDLRIVVEDGEPIQAMLRVPTDASDGRANLHGGGLGLGIDLDTGRVHHAVQGRRPVESHPDTGVALVGRGVPEWDRCLEVARAAASAFGEIRYLGVDIVLDAARGPMVLEMNARPGLAIQVANREGQPVRRRVAPGRLERVTQITAWLVLALLLVTPAVFGSWQDRSDTEVRTVRTENADAEDAESIVESDGIEWSDEGVPISSVDARFARAREAAAAGDTTTALALYREAARDPSLAPFAMNNIALIHRANDDLPRAREVLESALVAHPDYARGSYNLGLILRDLGRTDAAESSFRRATELRAGYARAWSELGELQMDGGDTLAARASLEQAVRFDPDAIADRWRLGRALLQSGQPGLAAERLREAVVLGGGDVATKDWVVARLVHTARTGAELSSASLDSFSEAVESIATSADPLSSATVLWGELLWLRGDLEAALRWFDGPTVELHSVRAIAVAALLDLETGRWESARRRLESSDAPVLDRLRGALRLAEAVDAGRGTETMHFDRAPLLELARRRVLERDASLVLDTGPSVGDEVERAWRRTGQVSDRSGTVMRLYGTDPRRRLPLPATLLSWWTSRAGGAEAGPDTLDRTSPLFVPRLRERFEASAARGDFDTAHASGMRLIDLVSRPEPVILTLVDIELQRDEPAIARSLLESIPRNSRSRPDVQRAEARVLRAEGDDRAAREVLEDLVEADPLDAELRVELARVQSATERWRAATESWREATRLVPDRGDWYVGLAHSLMERRRYDDAVGVWNRALALPLGPDTRRSAHFNRALALQREDQLEPAVAGWDSVLARRPDSRSARFNRALALQRLDRRAAAIEAYRSVLAIDPDHEASRERLAALLEETTP